A window of Flavobacterium flavigenum contains these coding sequences:
- a CDS encoding prephenate dehydrogenase, with protein sequence MKVYVIGIGLIGGSMVLDIKAQHPNATIFGIDNNEKHLQEAIDLGVVEKSGKMEDLADADFVIVSVPVDVALTVLPKVLDVVGDKTIVFEVGSTKKPICDAVASHPKRRNFIATHPIAGTEFSGPSAAIRGLFQGKTNIICEVEKTTFKLQEKALKLFAEIGMRIRYMDPVSHDKHIAYVSHLSHISSFMLGKTVMNKEKDEQDIFDMAGSGFESTVRLAKSSPAMWTPIFKQNKEHVLETLEEYIANLSRFRDLLKEEDYNAIFNEMESTNKIKEILNGLTITKK encoded by the coding sequence ATGAAAGTATATGTAATAGGAATAGGGTTAATAGGTGGCTCAATGGTGCTGGACATCAAAGCGCAACATCCGAACGCGACTATTTTTGGAATCGATAATAACGAAAAACATTTGCAGGAAGCAATTGATTTGGGTGTTGTCGAAAAATCCGGAAAAATGGAAGATTTGGCAGATGCCGATTTTGTAATTGTTTCGGTTCCGGTTGATGTGGCACTGACGGTTTTGCCAAAGGTACTCGATGTAGTTGGAGATAAAACAATTGTTTTTGAAGTGGGTTCGACTAAAAAACCAATCTGTGACGCAGTGGCAAGTCACCCGAAAAGAAGAAATTTTATTGCGACGCATCCAATTGCCGGAACAGAGTTTTCAGGACCATCGGCAGCAATAAGAGGTTTGTTTCAGGGAAAAACAAATATTATATGCGAAGTGGAAAAAACCACTTTTAAACTGCAGGAAAAAGCTTTGAAACTTTTTGCAGAAATCGGAATGAGAATTCGATATATGGATCCGGTTTCGCACGACAAACATATTGCTTACGTTTCGCATTTGTCGCACATCAGTTCTTTTATGCTCGGAAAAACGGTAATGAATAAGGAAAAAGACGAGCAGGATATTTTTGACATGGCGGGAAGCGGATTTGAAAGCACGGTTCGTCTTGCAAAAAGTTCGCCGGCGATGTGGACACCGATTTTCAAACAAAATAAAGAACACGTCTTAGAAACCTTAGAAGAATATATTGCAAACCTGAGCCGGTTTAGGGATTTGCTGAAAGAAGAAGATTACAACGCCATTTTTAATGAAATGGAAAGCACAAATAAAATAAAAGAGATATTAAACGGATTAACAATAACTAAAAAGTAA
- a CDS encoding VIT domain-containing protein: MKSKMFKPENFQASLKLLFYVLLFFGTKTFAQSPEMTVKGEDAEKVRMSQLIVNVKVVGNIAYTTAEMHFFNSGNRQMEAELIFPLPENVSVSRYAIDINGKMREAVPVNKNKGKQVFEAIEHRRVDPGLLEKVDGNNFRTRIYPLMPNGERIVIIGYEEELSASDKNNLAYQLVSRYPKKLDKFSVKISVLGATTSPKITEKSSRISFSKWNQSFEASFEKENYQPEEKIVFEVPIQNNAPGVLTQDVGGQYYFYGNTFIEGITKERKIPSSIGLIWDNSLSCQTRDLKKELDLLDSYFQKIKNTKVTLYFLNYTFEKQREFVISNGNWSELKTVLENTKYDGGTRYSQLNFANHDQYLFSTDGLSSLSENSFPKTKKAVFTISSCVSADFAFLNYTASQTGGNFINLNQFSTENAVDKLTNTNLKFLGIKDNLLITDLFPMEGTSVSGSFSFAGISLIPKNEITLLFGNGDDAVLERKITLDAALQNTNEVNIEKLWVQKKIANLELQYDKNAQEIESLGKKYGIITKNTSLIVLENLQDYIMYDIIPPAELRAEFDRIKKQEHDRSLAQQKNNWENVDIYFTTLNSWWKEDKKYVAPKVLPKSKKSRQMLSESIKGDADAVLTVDEPVGSGPVREIVQEDNNVYDTPATPPVDMVKFVAPVVAKSEEVTDDAPKIVDLKDKKIGSEVLEGYLMKAKMMVGVSETISSEKLSNSTDLSGNELNYGRENITNAFSRVDTVNNSTNWNPDRLYLKALASAPKEKQYDLYLELIKAQERNPSFYFDVAHFFYNQGDVKKALQVISNIADLGLENHQLYKTLTYTLRQWQDYDDAVFTAKQVVKWRSHEPQSLRDYALTLEDAGKYQEAFDELIKALEVNYYGEMSRQYQGVEDIILMDINRMITEHTGLKTGKLDKKYIDKMPIDIRIIMNWNQMDVDLDLHVIEPNGEECYYSHTSTEAGGRFSKDFTQGYGPEQYLIRNAIKGKYQIKTNYFGETQLTENGPATIMVEIYTTRGGKTTKVLKTIQLGKIKENDVLAEIIW, encoded by the coding sequence ATGAAATCAAAAATGTTTAAGCCAGAAAATTTTCAAGCCAGTTTGAAATTATTATTCTATGTTTTGTTATTTTTCGGAACCAAAACTTTTGCACAAAGTCCAGAGATGACGGTCAAAGGAGAAGACGCTGAAAAAGTCAGAATGAGTCAGCTTATTGTGAATGTAAAAGTGGTGGGGAATATCGCCTATACGACTGCCGAAATGCACTTTTTCAATTCAGGAAATCGCCAGATGGAGGCAGAACTTATTTTTCCACTGCCGGAAAATGTTTCCGTTTCGAGGTATGCCATTGATATTAACGGAAAAATGCGCGAAGCCGTTCCGGTAAATAAAAATAAAGGCAAGCAGGTTTTTGAAGCGATTGAGCATCGAAGAGTTGATCCGGGATTATTGGAAAAAGTGGATGGAAATAACTTTAGAACCAGAATTTATCCGTTGATGCCAAATGGAGAACGTATTGTAATTATTGGTTATGAAGAAGAACTTTCGGCTTCAGACAAAAATAATCTGGCGTATCAACTGGTAAGCCGCTATCCTAAGAAATTAGATAAATTTTCAGTAAAGATTTCCGTTCTTGGCGCTACAACTTCACCCAAAATTACTGAAAAGTCGTCCAGGATTTCTTTTTCAAAATGGAATCAGTCTTTTGAAGCGTCTTTCGAAAAAGAAAATTATCAGCCAGAAGAAAAGATCGTTTTTGAAGTTCCGATACAAAATAATGCGCCAGGCGTTTTGACTCAGGATGTTGGCGGTCAGTATTATTTTTATGGAAATACTTTTATTGAAGGAATTACTAAAGAAAGAAAAATTCCATCTTCAATCGGTTTAATCTGGGATAATTCTTTGAGCTGTCAGACTCGTGATTTGAAAAAGGAACTGGATTTGCTGGATTCTTATTTTCAAAAGATAAAAAATACAAAAGTGACTTTGTACTTTTTGAATTACACTTTTGAAAAGCAAAGAGAGTTTGTTATTTCTAATGGAAACTGGAGTGAATTAAAAACGGTTTTAGAAAATACAAAATACGATGGCGGAACACGCTACTCACAGTTAAATTTTGCAAATCATGATCAGTATCTGTTTTCTACAGATGGTTTGTCATCTTTGAGTGAAAATTCATTTCCTAAAACTAAAAAAGCGGTATTTACAATTTCATCTTGTGTATCGGCTGATTTTGCTTTTCTAAATTATACCGCTTCGCAAACGGGAGGTAATTTCATCAATTTAAACCAATTTAGTACCGAAAATGCTGTGGATAAATTGACGAATACAAATCTAAAGTTTTTAGGAATTAAAGATAACCTTTTAATTACCGATTTGTTTCCAATGGAAGGGACTTCAGTTTCGGGCAGTTTTAGTTTTGCCGGAATTTCTTTAATTCCTAAAAATGAAATTACATTGTTGTTTGGCAATGGAGACGATGCTGTTTTAGAAAGAAAGATAACTTTAGACGCTGCTCTTCAAAATACAAATGAAGTGAATATCGAAAAACTTTGGGTTCAGAAAAAGATTGCCAATCTTGAATTGCAATACGACAAAAATGCCCAAGAAATTGAATCTTTAGGAAAGAAATACGGCATTATAACCAAAAATACTTCGCTGATTGTTTTAGAAAATCTTCAGGATTATATTATGTATGATATTATTCCTCCTGCTGAATTACGCGCAGAATTTGACAGGATTAAAAAGCAGGAACATGACAGAAGTCTGGCACAGCAAAAGAATAATTGGGAAAATGTAGACATTTATTTTACAACATTAAATTCCTGGTGGAAAGAAGATAAAAAATATGTGGCTCCAAAAGTTTTACCAAAGTCTAAGAAAAGCAGGCAAATGCTTTCAGAAAGCATAAAAGGAGATGCAGATGCAGTTTTGACAGTAGACGAGCCAGTTGGCTCAGGGCCAGTAAGGGAGATAGTACAAGAGGATAATAATGTATATGATACTCCGGCGACACCACCAGTTGACATGGTTAAATTTGTTGCTCCTGTAGTTGCGAAATCGGAAGAAGTTACTGATGATGCACCAAAAATTGTAGATTTAAAAGATAAAAAAATTGGAAGTGAAGTTCTTGAAGGGTATCTTATGAAAGCAAAAATGATGGTTGGAGTATCAGAGACTATTTCTTCTGAGAAGCTTTCAAATAGTACGGATTTATCAGGTAATGAATTGAATTATGGTAGGGAGAACATTACGAATGCTTTCTCACGAGTTGACACTGTAAATAATTCGACTAATTGGAATCCTGACCGATTATATTTAAAAGCTTTAGCTTCGGCACCAAAAGAAAAACAATATGATTTGTATTTGGAATTAATAAAAGCACAGGAAAGAAATCCAAGTTTTTATTTTGATGTAGCGCATTTTTTCTACAATCAGGGCGATGTTAAAAAAGCATTGCAGGTAATTAGTAATATTGCCGATTTAGGATTAGAAAATCATCAGCTTTACAAAACATTGACTTATACTTTACGCCAGTGGCAGGATTATGATGATGCCGTTTTTACAGCCAAACAAGTCGTAAAATGGAGATCGCATGAACCACAAAGTTTAAGAGATTATGCATTAACTCTTGAAGATGCTGGAAAATATCAGGAAGCTTTTGATGAATTGATTAAAGCTTTAGAAGTAAATTATTATGGTGAAATGAGTAGGCAATATCAAGGGGTGGAAGATATTATTCTGATGGATATAAATCGAATGATTACAGAACATACGGGTTTGAAAACCGGAAAATTGGATAAAAAATATATTGATAAAATGCCGATAGATATTAGAATCATAATGAACTGGAATCAGATGGATGTAGATTTAGATTTGCATGTGATTGAGCCAAATGGCGAAGAATGTTATTACAGTCATACCAGTACTGAGGCAGGCGGAAGATTTTCAAAAGATTTTACGCAAGGTTATGGACCAGAGCAGTATTTAATTCGAAATGCAATTAAAGGAAAATATCAAATCAAGACGAATTATTTTGGTGAAACACAACTAACAGAAAATGGTCCGGCGACAATTATGGTAGAAATTTATACAACTAGAGGAGGAAAAACGACTAAAGTTTTAAAAACAATTCAGCTTGGCAAAATAAAGGAGAACGATGTGCTAGCTGAGATTATTTGGTAA
- a CDS encoding DUF3857 domain-containing protein → MKFIKFFSFLVVLFILSKTTAQEFKLGKVSIAELEQKMHPKDSSAAAAILYKKGTATIEYNQQEGFVLITHVEARIKIYKKEGYDWANQGVIYYNASNDSREKVDFSDVCTFNLVNGKIEKTKLKSDGIFNEEVNKYRARKKIAMPNVKEGSVLEYSYTIRTSNITMMRDWAFQTNIPVNYSEYVTYIPEYYIFNVRQKGYVFPKVNPEKNNKSILINSKERYSTGGFGGGATRTEYSQDKIDYIEAKTTYIAEDLPAMKEESFVNNIDNYTSSLEQELSMVKFPNSPIKTFSTDWSSVAKTIYEYDDFGPELNKTGYFEDDLKALLAGVTSPEEKILIILNHVKSNVKWNEYYGYSCDKGVRKAYQEKSGNIAEINLMLTAMLRHSGLTANPVLVSTRSNGVALFPNRTAYNYVIAAVETENGYILLDASDKFSIPNVLPLRTLNWQGRLIRKDGTSEEIDLMPKKASNDIVFLTYNIDPEGKVTGQARRQCTDYNAMITRKNIFSTKEDEYLEKLENKNNKIEISDYSKTNEKEILKPIIETYSFTGNNLCEVIGGKIYVSPMLFFSTEKNPFNQETREYPVDFGFPFMDKYNITIKIPDGYAVETLPAPAAMTMEDNLGSFKFNIAANENTLQMVISHQINEAIVSTHQYEMLKDYYKAMIAKESEKIVLKKI, encoded by the coding sequence ATGAAGTTTATTAAATTTTTCAGTTTTTTAGTTGTGCTTTTTATTCTTTCTAAAACAACAGCACAGGAATTTAAATTAGGAAAAGTATCTATTGCTGAACTAGAGCAGAAAATGCATCCAAAAGATTCATCTGCGGCTGCAGCGATTTTGTACAAAAAGGGGACGGCAACTATTGAATATAACCAACAAGAGGGATTTGTTTTAATCACACATGTTGAAGCGCGTATTAAAATATATAAAAAGGAAGGCTATGACTGGGCAAACCAAGGTGTGATATATTATAATGCAAGTAATGATTCCAGGGAAAAAGTTGATTTTTCCGATGTGTGTACTTTCAATTTAGTCAACGGAAAAATAGAAAAAACCAAACTCAAAAGTGATGGTATTTTTAATGAAGAAGTAAATAAATACAGGGCAAGAAAGAAAATTGCAATGCCTAATGTAAAAGAAGGATCAGTACTAGAATACAGTTATACAATCAGAACATCTAACATCACAATGATGCGCGACTGGGCTTTTCAAACCAATATTCCGGTAAATTATTCAGAGTATGTAACTTACATTCCGGAATATTATATTTTTAATGTCAGACAAAAGGGATATGTGTTTCCTAAAGTGAATCCAGAAAAAAACAACAAATCAATCCTGATAAATTCTAAAGAAAGATATTCAACGGGAGGATTTGGAGGAGGTGCAACAAGAACAGAGTATTCTCAGGATAAAATAGATTATATCGAAGCAAAAACTACTTACATAGCTGAAGATTTGCCAGCGATGAAAGAGGAGTCATTTGTTAATAACATAGACAATTATACCTCCAGCCTGGAGCAGGAACTTTCAATGGTTAAGTTTCCTAATAGTCCAATTAAAACTTTTTCTACAGATTGGAGTTCAGTAGCGAAGACCATTTATGAGTATGATGATTTTGGTCCTGAATTAAACAAGACAGGATATTTTGAAGATGATTTAAAAGCATTACTAGCAGGAGTAACAAGCCCTGAAGAGAAAATATTAATTATTTTAAATCATGTCAAATCAAATGTAAAATGGAATGAATATTATGGCTACAGCTGCGATAAAGGAGTGCGAAAAGCCTATCAGGAAAAATCAGGAAATATTGCCGAGATAAATTTAATGCTAACAGCAATGTTACGTCATTCGGGTTTAACTGCAAATCCGGTTTTGGTTAGTACAAGATCAAACGGGGTAGCATTATTCCCTAACAGAACAGCCTATAACTATGTAATTGCAGCTGTAGAAACTGAAAATGGCTATATATTATTAGATGCATCTGATAAATTTTCTATTCCAAATGTTTTACCGCTTAGAACTTTAAACTGGCAGGGCAGATTAATAAGAAAGGACGGAACTTCTGAAGAAATCGACCTAATGCCTAAGAAGGCGTCTAATGATATTGTTTTTTTGACTTATAATATTGATCCTGAAGGTAAAGTTACAGGGCAGGCAAGAAGACAATGTACAGATTATAACGCCATGATTACAAGAAAGAATATTTTTAGTACCAAAGAAGATGAATATCTGGAAAAACTCGAAAACAAAAATAATAAAATAGAAATCAGTGACTATTCAAAGACAAACGAAAAAGAGATTTTGAAACCTATTATAGAAACTTATTCTTTTACCGGGAATAATTTATGTGAAGTAATAGGGGGTAAAATATATGTTAGCCCAATGTTGTTCTTTTCTACTGAAAAGAACCCATTTAATCAGGAAACAAGAGAATATCCGGTTGATTTTGGATTTCCATTTATGGACAAATATAACATCACAATTAAAATTCCTGATGGCTATGCAGTCGAAACACTTCCTGCACCAGCTGCAATGACCATGGAAGATAACTTAGGTTCTTTCAAATTTAATATTGCAGCTAATGAAAATACGCTTCAGATGGTAATTTCCCATCAAATTAATGAAGCAATTGTATCAACACACCAATATGAAATGCTCAAAGATTACTATAAAGCAATGATTGCAAAAGAAAGCGAGAAAATTGTTTTAAAGAAAATTTAA
- a CDS encoding DUF3857 domain-containing protein yields the protein MKTSFYVLLFLLSSAISSAQKNTYPTSIIKDSLKENANAVVRLDQMDITIASQRSMNIKKQRIVSVFNEKGLNDIDAYQHYDKTTSIKSIEAIVYDAFGNEIKKIKRKDFRDQSAVSGSTLFSDNRVVYLNYTPVSYPFTIVYSSETETSNTAFIPQWYFLGGYYLSVEKSVLNVTFPNNLGFKKKEFYFSGFNIKKTADTDTRLSYEAINILAQKAEDLSPSSRDLYPRIMMGLEKFHLEGVDGTATTWEAFGKWYGDKILTGTTELPEETKTKIKALVGNEKDPVEKAKIVYDYVQKKSRYVNIAIGIGGWKPMLATDVDRLGYGDCKALSNYTKALLQAVDVPSYNTILYGDRYKSNIQSDFVSMQGNHMILAVPNGENYTFLECTSQDDPFGYQGTFTDDRDVLVVKPEGGIIVRTKIYEDKGNTQTDKGSYSIDENGNLSGHIFITSEGSQYSSKSRTETFQPTEKEAHYKEYWSNINNLKLGKITFTNDKQKIRFTEDIEVSATNYGVISANKMIFPVDVFNQSKSNVKRIRNRKNPFQIQRGYLDTDEIEVNLPAGFSIEFLPSNFELKGKFGEYKTEIIKKEDNKLTYKRSMFLNKGKYSNKEYDEYRLFMEQVSKNDNAKIILTRN from the coding sequence ATGAAAACCTCTTTTTACGTCTTGCTTTTTCTGTTGTCTAGCGCAATTTCTTCAGCTCAGAAAAACACTTATCCAACTTCTATAATTAAAGACAGTCTCAAAGAAAATGCCAATGCCGTTGTGCGTTTGGATCAAATGGATATTACTATTGCTTCGCAAAGAAGCATGAACATTAAGAAACAGCGGATAGTATCAGTTTTTAATGAAAAAGGGTTAAATGACATTGATGCTTATCAGCACTATGATAAAACAACCTCAATTAAAAGTATCGAAGCCATTGTTTATGATGCTTTTGGGAATGAAATCAAAAAGATTAAAAGAAAAGATTTTAGAGACCAAAGTGCTGTAAGCGGAAGCACCCTTTTTTCAGATAACCGAGTAGTTTATTTAAATTATACGCCAGTTTCATATCCCTTTACTATTGTTTATAGCAGTGAAACGGAAACTTCTAATACTGCTTTTATACCACAATGGTATTTTTTAGGAGGGTATTATCTTAGTGTTGAGAAAAGTGTATTAAATGTCACTTTTCCGAATAATCTTGGGTTTAAAAAGAAGGAGTTTTATTTTTCAGGATTTAATATTAAAAAAACGGCTGATACGGATACCAGGCTAAGTTACGAGGCCATTAATATTTTAGCTCAGAAGGCTGAAGATCTTAGCCCGTCTTCACGTGATCTTTATCCGAGAATTATGATGGGACTTGAAAAATTTCACTTAGAAGGAGTAGACGGGACAGCAACAACATGGGAAGCTTTTGGTAAATGGTATGGAGATAAAATTCTAACAGGGACTACTGAGCTGCCGGAAGAAACTAAGACTAAAATCAAAGCACTTGTCGGAAACGAAAAAGACCCTGTCGAAAAAGCAAAAATTGTATATGATTATGTACAGAAAAAATCACGATATGTAAATATTGCTATAGGTATTGGGGGATGGAAACCTATGTTGGCCACAGATGTAGATCGCTTGGGATATGGTGATTGTAAAGCATTATCCAATTATACCAAGGCTCTTTTACAAGCGGTTGATGTTCCCTCTTATAATACTATTTTATATGGTGATCGCTACAAGTCCAATATTCAGTCTGATTTTGTTTCGATGCAGGGAAATCACATGATATTAGCAGTTCCAAATGGAGAGAATTATACTTTTTTGGAATGTACAAGCCAGGATGATCCATTTGGTTATCAGGGTACTTTTACAGATGACAGGGATGTTTTGGTCGTTAAGCCTGAAGGAGGCATAATTGTGAGGACTAAAATATATGAGGATAAAGGAAATACCCAAACAGATAAAGGAAGTTATAGTATTGATGAAAATGGTAATCTTTCTGGTCATATTTTTATAACTTCAGAAGGTTCTCAATACAGTTCAAAGTCCAGGACTGAAACTTTTCAGCCTACAGAAAAAGAAGCACATTATAAAGAGTATTGGAGCAACATCAATAATTTAAAATTAGGGAAAATAACTTTTACAAATGATAAACAAAAGATTCGTTTTACTGAAGATATAGAGGTAAGTGCAACGAATTATGGTGTGATTTCGGCTAATAAAATGATTTTTCCTGTAGATGTTTTTAATCAAAGTAAAAGTAATGTTAAACGCATCCGAAATCGTAAAAATCCTTTTCAGATTCAGCGTGGTTATTTAGATACAGATGAAATTGAAGTTAATCTTCCAGCCGGATTTTCAATTGAATTTCTCCCTTCGAATTTTGAATTAAAAGGGAAATTTGGCGAATATAAAACAGAAATTATCAAAAAGGAAGATAATAAACTTACTTACAAACGCTCCATGTTTTTAAACAAAGGAAAATATTCTAATAAAGAATATGATGAATACCGTCTTTTTATGGAGCAGGTATCAAAAAATGATAATGCCAAGATTATACTAACCAGAAACTAA
- the dtd gene encoding D-aminoacyl-tRNA deacylase: protein MKIVIQRVSEASVTVEGRKVADIQKGLLVLVGIEDADTQEDIDWLAGKIIKMRIFGDENDVMNCSVKDVDGDIIVVSQFTLHASTKKGNRPSYIKASKPDFAIPMYENFIKSLEKEFNKKVQTGIFGADMKVSLLNDGPVTIVMDSKNRE from the coding sequence ATGAAAATAGTAATCCAAAGAGTTTCAGAAGCATCAGTAACCGTTGAAGGAAGAAAAGTTGCAGACATTCAAAAAGGATTATTGGTTTTAGTTGGCATTGAAGATGCCGACACTCAGGAAGATATCGACTGGCTCGCAGGTAAAATCATAAAAATGCGAATTTTCGGTGATGAAAACGATGTCATGAACTGCTCGGTTAAGGATGTAGATGGCGATATAATTGTAGTAAGTCAATTTACACTTCATGCTTCTACCAAAAAAGGAAACCGCCCATCGTATATAAAAGCTTCAAAACCAGACTTTGCAATTCCGATGTATGAAAACTTCATAAAGTCTTTGGAGAAAGAATTCAATAAAAAAGTACAAACCGGAATTTTTGGTGCAGACATGAAAGTCAGTCTCTTAAATGATGGTCCTGTAACAATAGTAATGGACAGTAAAAACAGGGAATAA
- a CDS encoding bifunctional 3-deoxy-7-phosphoheptulonate synthase/chorismate mutase type II: MENKKEMRKWLEDFNLDHPLVIAGPCSAETEDQVLKIAHELKDSKVSVFRAGIWKPRTRPGGFEGVGEIGLKWLQKAKAETGLLMGTEVATAAHCKLALEHDIDVLWVGARTTANPFAVQEIADTLKGTDKIVLVKNPVNPDLALWLGGVERLHMAGIEKLGVIHRGFSTYEKTKYRNIPEWQIAIELQNKFPDLPLIIDPSHITGDRKMIFEVTQEALDLNYDGMIIETHFDPDNAWSDAAQQVTPDALKQIIKDLTIRKTDDTTDEYSQKMTKLRANIDVLDANLLELLGKRMKVADEIGQVKKDANVAILQNSRWNEILGKMILEGEKKGLTEEFVLRMFKAIHQESIGHQEKIFNA, from the coding sequence ATGGAAAATAAGAAAGAAATGAGAAAGTGGTTAGAAGATTTCAATTTAGATCACCCACTTGTGATAGCTGGACCTTGTAGTGCAGAAACGGAAGATCAGGTTTTGAAAATTGCTCACGAATTAAAAGATTCTAAAGTAAGCGTTTTCAGAGCTGGAATCTGGAAACCAAGAACGCGTCCGGGAGGATTTGAAGGTGTTGGTGAAATCGGATTGAAATGGTTACAAAAAGCAAAAGCTGAAACTGGTTTGTTAATGGGAACTGAGGTTGCAACTGCAGCGCACTGTAAACTAGCATTAGAACATGATATCGATGTATTATGGGTTGGTGCTCGTACAACTGCAAACCCTTTCGCAGTTCAGGAAATTGCTGATACTTTAAAAGGAACAGATAAAATCGTTTTGGTTAAAAACCCTGTAAACCCGGATTTAGCTTTATGGTTAGGTGGTGTTGAGCGTTTACACATGGCAGGTATCGAGAAATTAGGAGTTATCCACAGAGGTTTTTCTACTTACGAAAAAACAAAATACAGAAACATTCCGGAATGGCAGATTGCGATCGAATTGCAAAATAAATTCCCTGATTTACCATTAATCATCGACCCATCTCACATTACTGGAGATCGTAAAATGATTTTCGAAGTAACGCAAGAGGCTTTAGATTTGAATTACGATGGTATGATTATCGAAACGCACTTCGACCCAGACAATGCCTGGTCTGATGCTGCACAGCAAGTTACTCCGGATGCTTTGAAACAAATCATTAAAGATTTGACTATCAGAAAAACGGATGATACTACAGATGAGTACAGCCAAAAAATGACGAAACTGAGAGCTAACATCGATGTACTTGATGCTAACTTATTAGAGCTTTTAGGAAAACGTATGAAAGTAGCTGACGAAATTGGTCAGGTGAAAAAAGATGCTAACGTAGCAATTCTTCAAAACAGCCGTTGGAATGAAATTTTAGGAAAAATGATTTTAGAAGGTGAGAAAAAAGGTCTTACTGAAGAGTTTGTTTTGAGAATGTTTAAAGCAATTCACCAGGAAAGTATCGGTCACCAGGAGAAAATTTTCAATGCATAA
- the rsgA gene encoding ribosome small subunit-dependent GTPase A, with the protein MTGLVYKSTGSWYTVKSENGDFVECRMKGKFRIKGIKSTNPIAVGDIVDYELDKTSDAVTGTIHNIHERKNYIVRKSVNLSKQIHIIASNIDQVFLLVTIDNPPTTTSFIDRFLVTAEAYGIEAILIFNKIDTLTEQTLDDQLYLQHIYSEIGYKCLRISSTENKGVDKLKEMMIGKVSMFSGHSGVGKSTLVNAMEPSLHLKTTVISEQSKQGQHTTTFAEMYDLSFDARIIDTPGIKGFGIVDMEKEEISGYFPEFFKLKDQCKFNNCLHKEEPHCAIKAALEKDEIAWSRYNSYLKILEGDDEHYRTDTYGEDRAASDETRK; encoded by the coding sequence ATGACAGGACTCGTTTATAAATCTACAGGAAGCTGGTATACCGTAAAATCTGAAAATGGAGATTTTGTGGAATGCCGCATGAAAGGGAAATTCAGAATAAAAGGAATCAAAAGTACCAATCCTATCGCTGTGGGTGATATTGTTGATTATGAACTGGACAAAACTTCAGATGCAGTTACGGGAACCATTCATAATATCCACGAAAGAAAGAACTATATCGTTCGTAAATCGGTTAACCTTTCTAAGCAGATTCATATTATTGCTTCTAATATTGATCAGGTTTTTTTACTGGTTACAATTGATAATCCGCCAACAACTACCAGTTTTATCGATCGTTTTTTGGTTACTGCCGAAGCATATGGAATTGAAGCTATCCTGATTTTTAATAAAATTGATACTTTAACAGAACAAACTTTAGACGATCAGCTTTATCTGCAGCACATTTATTCTGAAATTGGATATAAATGTCTGAGAATTTCTTCTACAGAAAATAAAGGAGTTGACAAACTGAAGGAAATGATGATTGGCAAAGTAAGTATGTTCTCAGGACATTCGGGAGTTGGAAAATCTACTTTGGTTAATGCAATGGAGCCAAGTCTTCATCTTAAAACTACAGTTATTTCAGAACAAAGCAAACAAGGTCAACATACTACTACTTTTGCAGAAATGTATGATTTGTCTTTTGATGCCAGGATCATCGATACGCCGGGAATCAAAGGTTTTGGAATTGTTGATATGGAAAAAGAAGAAATCAGCGGATACTTTCCGGAGTTTTTTAAATTGAAAGATCAATGCAAATTTAATAACTGTCTGCATAAAGAAGAACCACATTGTGCCATAAAAGCAGCTTTGGAAAAAGATGAAATTGCCTGGTCACGCTATAACAGTTATCTTAAAATTCTTGAAGGAGATGATGAGCATTATCGTACCGATACTTATGGAGAAGATCGTGCAGCTAGTGATGAAACGAGGAAATAA